One stretch of Bacteroidales bacterium DNA includes these proteins:
- a CDS encoding RidA family protein, with product MEKKYDPESRIIELGLVLPPTPKPAGVYKPVLVIDKFLYVSGQGPINTDGTLMKGKVGADLDTAEGKLAARQVGLTMLSTIKTHFGDLKKIKRIVKVLGMVNCAPTFEQQPAVINGFSELMAEVFGEDNGVGVRSAVGMTLPSNIAVEIEAMFELY from the coding sequence ATGGAAAAGAAGTATGATCCCGAATCGAGAATTATTGAGTTAGGTCTTGTTTTACCGCCAACTCCAAAACCTGCAGGCGTTTACAAACCTGTTCTGGTAATTGATAAATTCCTGTATGTCTCAGGTCAGGGACCTATAAACACCGATGGCACACTGATGAAAGGGAAAGTGGGTGCTGACCTCGATACCGCTGAAGGAAAGCTTGCAGCAAGACAGGTCGGACTGACGATGTTATCGACTATAAAAACTCATTTCGGAGATTTAAAAAAGATAAAGCGTATCGTTAAAGTTCTCGGTATGGTTAACTGTGCACCTACATTCGAACAACAACCTGCAGTGATCAACGGATTCAGCGAATTGATGGCAGAAGTTTTCGGGGAGGATAATGGCGTTGGGGTAAGAAGTGCGGTTGGAATGACACTCCCGTCAAATATTGCGGTAGAAATTGAAGCTATGTTTGAACTCTATTAG
- a CDS encoding D-TA family PLP-dependent enzyme, producing the protein MNESVTINDRWYEVENVTEVYSPALLVYPDRIEENIRRMIKIAKGAKHLRPHVKTHKMAEVVMLQMKHGITKFKCATISEAEMVAKCGAPDILLAMQPVGPNLERFFKLKQTFENIKISCIADNGETIIQLSDMARKTGLETHVWVDINVGMNRTGVIPGEKTIRLFNRIVDSPMLVAEGLHVYDGHIHEPDPAKRKLICDEAFSPIESMIEELKHEGITPVKIIAGGTPSFPLHAQRKGVELSPGTILLWDYGYSTSFTDMDFLHAAILLTRIVSKPAKELLCLDLGHKALASEMAQPRVKLLGLKSYSVVGHNEEHMVIKTNEADKFNIGDHLYGIPWHICPTVDRHENVTIVTNNRAVGQWIVAARKRKITI; encoded by the coding sequence ATGAACGAATCTGTGACCATAAATGATCGCTGGTATGAGGTCGAAAACGTGACCGAAGTCTACTCCCCGGCCCTTTTGGTATACCCCGACAGGATTGAGGAGAACATACGCAGAATGATAAAAATTGCCAAAGGGGCAAAACACCTCCGGCCACATGTAAAGACTCATAAGATGGCTGAGGTTGTTATGCTTCAGATGAAACACGGAATTACCAAATTCAAGTGCGCAACTATCTCTGAAGCAGAGATGGTTGCAAAATGCGGAGCTCCTGATATACTACTGGCAATGCAACCTGTGGGTCCAAACCTTGAAAGATTTTTTAAGCTTAAACAAACATTCGAAAACATAAAAATATCCTGTATTGCTGACAATGGCGAGACTATTATACAGCTTTCTGATATGGCCAGAAAAACCGGACTTGAAACTCACGTCTGGGTCGATATCAATGTGGGGATGAACAGGACCGGTGTCATTCCCGGTGAAAAAACAATCAGATTATTTAACAGGATCGTTGATTCGCCAATGCTTGTGGCAGAGGGTCTTCACGTTTACGACGGACATATTCATGAACCAGACCCGGCTAAACGCAAACTGATTTGTGACGAGGCATTTTCTCCGATTGAAAGCATGATAGAAGAGCTTAAGCATGAAGGGATTACTCCAGTTAAAATTATTGCAGGAGGAACACCCTCCTTTCCTTTACATGCCCAGAGAAAAGGTGTTGAACTTAGTCCGGGTACAATACTTCTATGGGATTATGGTTACAGTACATCCTTCACCGACATGGATTTTCTACATGCTGCAATACTGCTTACACGAATAGTAAGCAAACCTGCAAAAGAACTCTTATGTCTTGATCTTGGCCACAAGGCTTTGGCTTCAGAAATGGCACAGCCGAGAGTTAAACTACTGGGACTCAAAAGCTATTCAGTAGTTGGTCATAATGAAGAACATATGGTTATAAAAACAAATGAGGCTGATAAGTTTAATATAGGGGACCATTTGTATGGTATTCCATGGCATATATGCCCGACCGTAGACAGACATGAAAATGTAACAATTGTTACAAATAATCGTGCTGTAGGACAATGGATTGTTGCCGCGAGAAAAAGAAAAATAACTATTTGA
- a CDS encoding membrane dipeptidase, whose protein sequence is MHKKQLIFDAHLDLSMNALEWNRDLRWTVEEIRKSEEGMNDKPDRAKGTVSLPSLREGNIGICVATQIGRYVKRGNRLPGWNSPEQAWAQTQGQLAWYKTMEESGEMVQIATKGELKKHLQTWKNPKPDSPIGYVLSLEGADSLVSVGHLEKAFNYGLRAIGPAHYGPGTYAQGTDSTGGFSNKGRELIKEIERLGIIMDATHLSEDSFREMLKIFKGPVWASHNNCRAFVEHNRQFSDDQIKELISRGAVIGVALDAWMMVPGWIRGKSDPVMMNVSLKQMVDNIDHICQLAGNSLYAGIGSDLDGAFGKEQCPYDLDTIADLQKVPAMLKNIGYSEDDIHNIMSFNFIHFLEKNLPS, encoded by the coding sequence ATGCATAAAAAACAATTAATATTTGATGCTCACCTCGACCTTTCGATGAATGCACTGGAATGGAACCGCGATCTCAGATGGACTGTGGAGGAGATCCGTAAAAGCGAGGAAGGTATGAATGATAAACCCGACAGGGCAAAGGGGACTGTAAGTCTGCCCTCATTGCGCGAGGGAAACATCGGTATTTGTGTCGCCACTCAGATAGGAAGATATGTTAAGAGAGGCAACAGACTTCCCGGATGGAATTCGCCGGAACAGGCATGGGCACAAACCCAGGGCCAGCTTGCCTGGTACAAAACAATGGAAGAATCAGGTGAAATGGTCCAAATAGCAACTAAGGGAGAGCTTAAGAAACATCTTCAGACATGGAAAAACCCAAAACCTGATTCACCTATAGGATATGTGCTGAGTCTCGAAGGAGCTGATTCCCTCGTTTCGGTCGGGCATCTCGAAAAAGCCTTTAATTATGGATTAAGAGCAATCGGTCCTGCTCACTATGGACCAGGCACTTATGCACAGGGTACTGACTCCACAGGTGGATTCAGTAACAAGGGCCGCGAGCTCATTAAAGAGATTGAAAGACTTGGTATTATTATGGATGCCACACATTTATCAGAAGATAGCTTCCGTGAAATGCTGAAAATCTTTAAAGGTCCGGTTTGGGCAAGCCATAATAACTGCAGGGCGTTCGTTGAGCACAACAGGCAGTTTTCTGATGACCAGATAAAGGAGCTGATAAGTCGCGGGGCAGTAATAGGTGTGGCCCTCGATGCCTGGATGATGGTGCCGGGATGGATAAGGGGAAAATCGGATCCGGTTATGATGAATGTATCACTTAAGCAGATGGTTGATAACATTGACCATATCTGCCAGCTTGCCGGAAACTCTTTATATGCAGGCATCGGATCGGATCTCGATGGTGCTTTCGGAAAAGAACAGTGCCCATATGACCTTGACACTATTGCCGATCTTCAGAAGGTTCCGGCGATGCTGAAAAATATTGGATATTCGGAAGATGATATTCATAATATAATGAGCTTTAACTTTATACACTTCCTTGAAAAAAATCTCCCTTCTTAA
- a CDS encoding DUF1761 domain-containing protein encodes MDMQNAFQNLNWLAITVAAVSAFILGGLWYSPVMFAKRWMKETGITEESTKNTNMVKLFGFAFLLSFIAAFFLAMFIGSDAGASFGALAGFMAGFGWVFTFIGISYLFESRSLAHFLINACYSVISLTIMGLIIGVWQ; translated from the coding sequence ATGGATATGCAAAATGCTTTTCAGAACCTTAACTGGCTGGCAATTACTGTTGCAGCAGTAAGTGCTTTTATTCTCGGTGGATTATGGTATTCACCCGTTATGTTTGCAAAGAGATGGATGAAAGAGACTGGTATTACTGAAGAATCAACAAAGAATACCAACATGGTGAAGCTTTTCGGATTTGCTTTCCTCCTTTCATTCATTGCCGCTTTTTTCCTTGCAATGTTCATCGGATCTGATGCCGGTGCTTCCTTTGGCGCACTTGCCGGATTCATGGCTGGTTTTGGTTGGGTATTTACCTTTATAGGAATAAGCTATCTTTTTGAATCAAGATCACTTGCCCATTTCCTGATAAACGCTTGTTACAGTGTAATCAGTCTTACCATCATGGGATTAATTATCGGGGTGTGGCAGTGA
- a CDS encoding gliding motility-associated C-terminal domain-containing protein, with the protein MRYFFLIIALILPVLSEAQLSAPGMSAIRYSSYPSAPTANDPVFIYCNTSGTQQGALTANSPGGTGPFNFTWNKWSDITKSFSEFIKTETGVFTSSLTNLDEGGYRVTVSGGYSGTLTGWIHIDKPFSLAQLQNRTCDYVALKGKAAIDTFYYRDPANGISIKLPNKVKFLWTSDPISSIPFPDFEINPQTFLPPLVDVTYKLHVSDSFGCISESSFFYESIHVKAEFSVDPDKGEAPLEVSFTDKSIRGDIYKWEFGDGKDSISDLKNPDPHIYYKPGEYSVKLTIESPLHCIDSMRFDKIVVDPSDLEVPNVFTPNGDGLNDYFMVKKTSLRRISVEIFSRSGIKVYSFFGEGEALRTWQGWDGNINNSSIKAAPGIYFYLVRGYGWDDIDWNGEEYRGFFYLYR; encoded by the coding sequence GTGCGTTATTTTTTTCTGATCATTGCATTAATACTACCTGTTCTTTCTGAAGCACAGCTTTCTGCGCCCGGGATGAGTGCAATAAGGTATTCTTCGTATCCTTCAGCTCCAACAGCCAACGATCCTGTATTTATCTATTGCAATACTTCCGGAACACAACAGGGCGCACTTACAGCAAATAGTCCTGGCGGAACCGGACCATTCAATTTTACCTGGAACAAGTGGAGCGATATTACCAAAAGTTTTAGTGAATTTATAAAGACTGAAACTGGAGTATTTACATCATCACTGACAAATCTTGATGAAGGAGGCTACAGGGTTACTGTTAGTGGCGGATATAGCGGGACATTAACAGGCTGGATTCATATAGATAAACCATTCTCTCTTGCTCAGCTTCAGAACAGAACCTGCGATTATGTTGCACTTAAGGGGAAGGCGGCTATCGATACCTTTTATTACAGAGATCCTGCAAACGGCATTTCAATTAAACTACCCAATAAGGTAAAGTTTCTCTGGACCTCTGATCCAATATCATCGATCCCATTTCCCGACTTTGAGATTAATCCGCAGACATTTCTGCCGCCACTGGTTGACGTAACATATAAACTTCATGTAAGCGACAGCTTCGGATGCATAAGTGAGTCATCATTCTTCTATGAATCAATTCATGTTAAGGCGGAGTTTTCTGTTGATCCCGATAAAGGTGAAGCTCCACTTGAAGTCTCTTTTACAGACAAGTCGATAAGGGGTGATATTTACAAATGGGAATTTGGTGATGGAAAAGACAGTATATCAGATCTGAAAAATCCCGACCCGCATATCTATTACAAACCAGGGGAGTACTCTGTTAAACTTACAATTGAAAGTCCTCTTCATTGCATTGACTCTATGAGGTTTGATAAGATTGTAGTTGATCCGTCAGATCTTGAAGTCCCTAATGTTTTTACACCTAATGGAGATGGCCTGAACGACTACTTCATGGTTAAAAAAACCTCTCTTCGTCGTATCAGTGTAGAGATATTCAGCAGGAGCGGAATTAAGGTATATAGCTTTTTCGGTGAGGGGGAGGCTCTTAGAACATGGCAGGGTTGGGATGGGAATATCAATAACTCATCAATAAAAGCAGCTCCCGGCATATATTTTTATCTTGTTCGTGGCTATGGCTGGGATGATATTGATTGGAACGGTGAAGAATACAGGGGCTTTTTCTACCTGTATAGGTAG
- a CDS encoding L-rhamnose mutarotase, producing MRRFGQVIGVRPEHFERYKKYHAAVWPEILDMIKKCNMQNYSIFHKDGMLYAYFEYTGTDFSADMAKMAADPKTQEWWSIMEPMQDPVANRKKGEWWANMEEVFHLD from the coding sequence ATGAGACGATTTGGCCAGGTAATAGGAGTAAGACCCGAGCACTTTGAAAGGTATAAGAAATATCATGCAGCCGTATGGCCTGAAATACTTGATATGATCAAAAAATGCAACATGCAGAATTATTCCATCTTCCACAAAGACGGGATGTTATATGCATATTTTGAGTATACAGGTACTGATTTTTCTGCCGACATGGCTAAAATGGCTGCCGATCCAAAAACACAGGAGTGGTGGTCAATCATGGAGCCAATGCAGGATCCGGTTGCCAACCGCAAAAAAGGTGAATGGTGGGCAAATATGGAGGAGGTATTTCATCTTGACTGA
- a CDS encoding UvrD-helicase domain-containing protein codes for MTSNYLNDLNESQKQAVINSEGPSLVIAGAGAGKTRVLTYRIVHLLEKGVPAGKILALTFTNKAAKEMKERITRIVSPEVSRYLWMGTFHSIFAKILRMEGDKLGYKSNFTIYDSSDSKSLIRSIIKELNLDDNIYKPGAISSRISASKNNLVTANMYAADSSLQEYDRASRMPLLADIYKTYAARCFKANAMDFDDLLLNTNILFRDFPAVLASYQSRFNYVLVDEYQDTNYSQYLIVKKLAASHHNICVVGDDAQSIYSFRGARIENILEFKNDYSDYQLFKLEQNYRSTQIIVNAANTIIANNEAQIQKNVVSMNETGEKIQVFQSVTDSEEGFNVASDIFEKKFSQQLNWSDFAILYRTNAQSRIFEETLRRKNIPYKIYGGLSFYERKEIKDVLSYFRMVINPEDEEALKRSINYPKRGIGDTSIQKIFELSASLNVTAWSILGEAAKYPDHFNQGTAKKLKLYADVINNLRLNSDSTDAFTKAREIAMGSGIMRELKEGKSPEEVSRYENLEELLNAIKVFTEAAETNGDPATLEAYMANVALLTDQDTENDEDRNKITLMTMHSAKGLEFKHVYIVGMEDTLFPSPMSSGSARELEEERRLFYVAVTRAEKQATLSYALNRYKWGNLERCSPSRFLKEIDQKYLQYPQTGGKPFNSNNQKTDKPIIIREEPKSYLREDKLKKISKAVSSSGSGEVFAASDASLFSEGDSVQHERFGNGVIITIEGQPPNTTATVEFEKEGSKKLLLRFAKLKKL; via the coding sequence ATGACTAGCAATTACCTAAACGATCTGAATGAATCTCAGAAACAAGCAGTTATAAATTCTGAGGGGCCATCCCTTGTCATAGCAGGAGCTGGCGCAGGCAAAACCAGGGTTCTTACTTACCGTATTGTACATCTCCTGGAGAAGGGTGTTCCCGCAGGGAAAATACTTGCGCTCACCTTTACAAATAAGGCTGCCAAAGAGATGAAGGAAAGGATCACCCGGATCGTTAGCCCTGAGGTGTCCAGGTATCTATGGATGGGCACGTTCCATTCTATTTTTGCAAAGATCCTCAGGATGGAGGGAGATAAACTCGGATATAAATCAAATTTTACAATATATGATTCATCAGATTCAAAAAGTCTGATCCGCTCAATAATAAAGGAACTAAATCTCGATGACAATATTTACAAGCCGGGAGCAATATCATCCAGGATATCAGCCTCAAAGAACAACCTTGTTACCGCAAACATGTATGCAGCTGACAGTTCTTTACAGGAATATGACAGAGCCAGCAGGATGCCCTTGCTGGCTGACATTTACAAAACTTATGCAGCGCGATGTTTCAAGGCAAATGCAATGGACTTCGACGATCTGCTTCTGAATACAAACATACTGTTCAGGGATTTCCCGGCAGTACTGGCATCATATCAGTCGAGATTTAATTATGTACTTGTTGATGAGTATCAGGACACCAACTACTCTCAATATCTGATAGTTAAAAAACTTGCAGCATCTCATCATAACATCTGTGTTGTAGGCGACGATGCCCAGAGTATTTATTCTTTCAGGGGAGCACGTATTGAAAATATCCTTGAGTTCAAGAACGATTATTCCGACTATCAGCTTTTTAAGCTTGAACAGAACTACAGGTCGACACAGATTATCGTCAATGCTGCAAATACGATTATAGCGAATAATGAAGCACAGATCCAGAAGAATGTTGTTTCAATGAATGAGACCGGAGAAAAGATTCAGGTCTTTCAGTCTGTCACAGACTCAGAAGAGGGATTCAATGTTGCTTCAGACATATTTGAAAAGAAGTTTTCACAACAGCTCAACTGGTCAGACTTTGCTATTCTGTACCGGACCAATGCGCAGTCGAGGATCTTTGAGGAGACTTTGCGCCGAAAGAACATACCATATAAGATTTATGGCGGTTTGTCATTTTACGAGCGAAAGGAAATAAAAGATGTTCTTTCTTATTTCAGAATGGTCATTAATCCTGAAGATGAGGAGGCACTGAAAAGATCTATAAACTATCCTAAAAGGGGTATCGGAGATACTTCGATTCAGAAAATATTTGAGCTCTCGGCATCGTTGAATGTAACAGCCTGGAGTATACTTGGTGAGGCAGCAAAATACCCCGACCATTTCAATCAGGGAACAGCTAAAAAACTAAAGCTATATGCCGATGTTATTAATAACCTCCGTCTCAACTCTGATTCAACCGATGCATTTACCAAAGCAAGGGAGATAGCAATGGGGTCTGGCATCATGAGAGAACTGAAGGAGGGGAAATCTCCGGAAGAAGTGAGTCGTTATGAAAACCTTGAAGAACTTCTCAATGCTATAAAGGTATTTACCGAGGCAGCCGAGACGAACGGGGATCCTGCAACCCTTGAGGCATATATGGCGAATGTGGCACTGCTCACAGATCAGGATACTGAGAATGATGAGGACCGCAACAAAATCACGCTTATGACTATGCATTCTGCCAAGGGTCTGGAATTCAAACATGTATACATAGTGGGAATGGAGGACACCCTGTTTCCCTCACCAATGTCGTCGGGAAGTGCACGGGAGCTTGAGGAGGAGAGACGGTTATTCTATGTAGCAGTTACCAGGGCTGAAAAGCAGGCTACTCTGAGTTATGCCCTCAACAGGTATAAATGGGGTAATCTTGAAAGATGCAGTCCGAGCCGCTTCCTTAAAGAGATAGATCAGAAATATCTTCAATATCCTCAAACCGGGGGGAAACCATTTAACAGCAACAATCAAAAAACTGATAAGCCCATAATAATCAGAGAGGAACCAAAGTCGTATCTCAGGGAAGATAAACTGAAAAAGATAAGTAAGGCGGTTTCTTCATCCGGATCAGGAGAAGTATTTGCTGCAAGTGATGCCTCTCTGTTTTCAGAAGGCGATTCTGTTCAGCACGAAAGATTCGGGAACGGAGTTATTATTACCATTGAAGGTCAGCCACCCAATACCACGGCAACTGTCGAATTTGAAAAAGAGGGAAGTAAAAAACTTCTGCTGCGGTTTGCGAAACTTAAGAAATTATAG
- a CDS encoding response regulator transcription factor produces the protein MLQYFIYLIFILSVAMAAGGIVLSTRLRDKFHHEIFSTLLYFQVFIFAFGFYGIWGQAVIKVLLESYISEDLMSRFSDIAMLLGLPFLVFAWLMLIQFACGISGRKSNKWLVLWFLLFNFTIIIVVGYFIAKANDVKPVSLIRNYFIVMNMLYSIITALIIYFPNKGKSFIHDFDRRIIAPVIIMIMIIQCVLLLLYTTQISLAAAFILAFFAGNTFLPIYLNYGTLLSAFIKEPMKDLSFEEFCKQFEVSPRETDIVREICNGLSNKEISDKLFISLQTVKDHTHRIYIKTNVKSRVQLINLVKEAISFNRPPTPLKGG, from the coding sequence ATGTTGCAGTATTTTATCTATTTAATATTCATTTTATCAGTTGCCATGGCTGCCGGGGGGATAGTGCTCTCCACCAGACTGCGTGACAAATTCCACCATGAAATATTCTCAACACTTCTATATTTTCAGGTCTTTATTTTTGCTTTCGGGTTTTATGGGATCTGGGGACAAGCGGTTATCAAAGTGTTGCTTGAATCATATATTTCTGAGGACCTTATGTCGAGATTTTCCGATATTGCCATGCTTCTTGGTCTCCCATTCCTGGTTTTTGCATGGCTAATGCTTATTCAGTTTGCATGCGGTATTTCGGGAAGAAAAAGTAATAAATGGCTGGTACTTTGGTTTCTGCTTTTTAATTTCACTATCATAATTGTTGTTGGATATTTTATTGCAAAAGCAAATGACGTAAAACCTGTATCGCTTATCAGGAATTACTTTATTGTCATGAATATGCTCTATTCAATTATTACTGCACTGATAATATACTTTCCGAATAAAGGGAAATCGTTTATTCACGATTTTGACCGCCGGATTATTGCCCCTGTAATAATCATGATCATGATAATACAGTGTGTGCTTCTTCTCCTTTACACAACACAGATCTCACTTGCAGCTGCTTTCATTCTGGCCTTTTTCGCAGGAAATACCTTCCTGCCCATCTACCTGAACTACGGAACACTTCTTTCAGCATTCATCAAAGAGCCAATGAAAGATTTATCATTTGAAGAATTCTGCAAACAATTCGAAGTATCACCCAGGGAAACAGATATCGTACGTGAAATATGCAACGGGCTAAGTAACAAAGAGATCTCGGATAAGCTTTTTATAAGTCTCCAGACTGTTAAAGACCATACCCACCGCATTTACATAAAGACTAATGTTAAAAGCAGGGTACAGCTGATAAATCTGGTGAAGGAAGCAATTTCTTTTAATCGCCCCCCAACCCCCCTAAAGGGGGGCTAA
- a CDS encoding thiamine diphosphokinase — protein sequence MEENNTKMSAHTIIIADGTFPTHAIPLSYIRNAEKIICCDGSADNTVLSGFTPDAIVGDMDSLSSELADRFADRIFPDDDQATNDLTKAVTWCRESGLKDLVIVGATGKREDHTIGNISLLAEYVEDVKVIMVTDTGLFMPLLKTTSISTFKGQQVSLFAIDPDTEITTHGLRYPLNRTKIKNWWFATLNEALGDTFTIEFSSGRVIVYLKFAPMPP from the coding sequence ATGGAAGAAAACAATACTAAAATGAGTGCACACACGATAATTATCGCCGACGGAACTTTCCCTACCCACGCGATTCCTCTCAGCTATATAAGGAATGCGGAGAAGATTATCTGTTGCGATGGCAGTGCAGATAATACGGTTCTGTCCGGATTCACTCCCGATGCCATTGTGGGCGATATGGATTCGCTCAGCAGTGAGTTGGCTGACAGATTTGCTGACCGTATATTTCCTGATGATGACCAGGCAACAAACGACCTTACAAAGGCAGTCACCTGGTGCAGGGAGAGTGGTCTGAAAGATCTTGTTATTGTTGGTGCTACTGGTAAACGGGAAGATCATACAATAGGAAATATTTCACTTCTGGCAGAGTATGTCGAAGACGTTAAGGTAATTATGGTTACAGATACGGGTCTGTTTATGCCACTGCTGAAAACCACATCAATTAGTACTTTTAAAGGTCAGCAGGTTTCGCTTTTTGCTATTGATCCTGATACAGAGATAACAACCCATGGATTAAGATATCCGCTTAACAGAACAAAAATAAAAAACTGGTGGTTTGCTACTCTGAATGAAGCCCTTGGAGATACATTCACTATAGAGTTCAGTTCCGGAAGAGTGATTGTTTATCTGAAATTTGCCCCCATGCCCCCCTGA
- a CDS encoding nicotinamide mononucleotide transporter codes for MAQWRKGLTAEEENGRGGDPETGDRRPQTKATRGLVVSRLKLKTGLILGLVFVFLYTGMWLVLSKLTDSPVPEWDAFITSLSIVATWMLARKIYEHWYLWIIVNFVSAVLFITRGLYPTVILYLVYGIMSFAGLIAWKKTILK; via the coding sequence ATGGCGCAATGGCGCAAAGGCCTAACGGCAGAAGAGGAGAATGGGAGAGGGGGAGACCCGGAGACGGGAGACAGAAGACCGCAGACCAAAGCGACAAGGGGATTGGTTGTTAGCAGATTAAAGCTGAAAACCGGATTAATTCTGGGGTTAGTGTTTGTTTTTTTATACACCGGAATGTGGCTGGTTCTGTCGAAGCTTACTGATTCGCCTGTACCGGAATGGGATGCTTTTATTACCTCTTTATCGATAGTTGCAACCTGGATGCTGGCCCGCAAGATATATGAACACTGGTATTTGTGGATTATTGTTAACTTCGTTTCAGCAGTTCTTTTTATTACACGGGGACTTTACCCAACAGTAATTTTATATCTGGTTTACGGAATTATGTCGTTTGCCGGACTTATAGCATGGAAGAAAACAATACTAAAATGA
- a CDS encoding nicotinamide mononucleotide transporter: protein MVVSNWISDNYIEVFGAITGIIYVFLEIRQNIWLWPVGIVTSAVYILVFFTSKFYADMSLQGYYLVISVVGWYWWRRAKGEGHGAQGKEQGQRANGAMAQRPNGRRGEWERGRPGDGRQKTADQSDKGIGC, encoded by the coding sequence ATGGTTGTAAGTAATTGGATATCAGATAATTACATAGAGGTCTTCGGTGCAATAACCGGAATAATATATGTATTTCTCGAGATCAGGCAGAATATATGGCTCTGGCCTGTCGGGATTGTGACATCAGCTGTTTATATACTTGTCTTTTTTACAAGTAAGTTCTATGCCGATATGTCGTTGCAGGGGTATTATCTGGTGATAAGTGTTGTGGGGTGGTATTGGTGGAGAAGGGCTAAGGGCGAAGGGCACGGAGCACAGGGCAAAGAGCAAGGGCAAAGGGCCAATGGCGCAATGGCGCAAAGGCCTAACGGCAGAAGAGGAGAATGGGAGAGGGGGAGACCCGGAGACGGGAGACAGAAGACCGCAGACCAAAGCGACAAGGGGATTGGTTGTTAG